One Algoriphagus sp. Y33 genomic window, TGCTGCACGTGAGAAGCTCAGGCTTTGGAAACTCAATGAAAACCAAATCGATGAAATAGAAAAAACAGGAAAAGTAAGGGATCAATTTGATGTTCTCGCAGACAAAGGAGGTATAGTGACCCAGCGAAACATTGCCGTGGGCGACTATGTGGGTACCGGATCAGTATTGTTTGATGTGGTCGATCTGAGCCGAGTCTGGATCATGATCGATGCGTACGAATCCGATCTGCCATTTGTAAAAATTGGTGATGAAGTAAGCTTTACGGCTGCCGGGATCCCCGGACAAACATTCACAGCAAAGGTCACTTACATAGACCCGGTGATTAATCCAAATACACGGGCGGCTTCTGTTCGTGCAGAAGCTTATAACAGAAGTGGGGAACTACGGCCTGAAATGTTTGTCAATGCACAGGTTAAAACCACACTTCGACAAGGACAATCATCCCTGGCCATACCCCGTACCGCTTTGCTCTGGTCGGGCAAACGCTCCATTGTATATGTCAAGGTACCCGACACAGAATTCCCTACCTACGAAATGCGTGAAATCACCATTGGCCCACGTATGGGCGAAATGTGGCTGGTGGAAGCCGGACTGGAAGCGGGTGAAGAGATAGTGACCAATGGAGTATTTGCCATCGATGCGGCTGCACAACTTTCCGGAAACTACAGTATGCTCATGCGTCCGGATGTGAAAACCATGGACGTACCACAGGCTTTCAGGGAACAAATCACAGCGCTGGCCGATGCTTATTTCAAAGTAAAGAATGGTTTGGTCGCTGATGATCCAAAGGCTACACAATCCGCATTGGAACAGTTGGAGGCAGCTTTGGACCAGATTGACATGGCCGGGCTGAAAGGCCAGGCACACGATCACTGGATGGCTTTGAAACAGAAGTTTTCAGAAGCAACTAAAATGATGCAGGCTGAAGAAAGCCTGGATGGCCTGCGGCAACACTTCTCAATGCTTTCTGAAAATATGCTGGAGATGACCGAATCTTTCGGACTGGAAAAGGACAAAGTGTACAAGGATTTCTGCCCGATGGCATTTGACAATAAGGGCGCATTTTGGCTCAGTGAAACGGAAGAGATTCTCAACCCCTACTTCGGTGAGGCCATGCTTTCCTGTGGGGAGGTGAAAGAGACGTATCTCAAAGGCCAAAAAGTCTTTGAAGAAGGCGGGCCTGCCAGGCAGGCAGCCGGTGGGCATAATCACTAAAAAATACGGATAAATTCAGGTTAGAAATTCCAATTCGATGAAAAGTTGCTGCAAAACAGGAGATGAAAGATCTCCATCTAAAATAAAAAAATGGGTCAGCTGGATTTCCTGGGGAATAGTCATTCTTCTGGTCACTGGTTTAGTCCTGATCCAAGTATTTAACCTTTAAACAAATAGAAAAATGAAAAAAACAATGATCATGCTATGCCTGGCTTTAGTAAGCTGGGGAGCAACCGCACAACACGACCATGCAGCGCATGGCGCACAAGCAAGCAGTGAAAAGATGGAACCCATGTTCAAAGACAAGGCGCTGGGATCTTCCTACACGCACTACATTCATTTGAAGAATGCTTTGGTGGCCTCTGATTTTCAGCAAGCAAAATCTGCTTCTGAATCTTTGGTGAAAGCTCTTCACAATGTAAAAGGAAGTGATAAAGTCCATACAGAGGCGGCCAAAGTTGCACAGGCAGGTTCACTGGAAAACCAGCGAAAGGCTTTTACCGCCTTAAGCAATGAGATGGCCACTTTGGTGAAGGGCGCTGATATAAGCATGGGAGAACTCTACCTGGAATACTGCCCAATGGCCAATGGCAACACAGGAGGCTATTGGCTCTCCAACGAAAAGGAGATCCGCAACCCTTACTTCGGTGACAAGATGCTGAAGTGCGGAAGCGTAAAAGAGACAATTAACTGACACAAGTCCTGGCATAAGGGATTGGGTTCACGATAAGCTGAGCCCGATCCTTACACCAGGCACAAATCAATGAGAAATGAAAAAGCACATTATTTTCAGCATAGTATTCCTGGGAGGAATATTGCTGGCAGCACAGCAAGACAGAGCAACGCCTTGTACATATCAATGGAAAAGGTGAGATATCGGATGACCGGGGCACCAAACTCGGATACATCAGTAAAGAAGACATTGTTTTCAACAATCAGAATCAAAAACTGGGCTTTATCAAAAACGGCAAAGTGTATGATGCCGAAGGTAATCCCCTTGGCAAAGCCAAAAAAGATGGTCGCTATTACAACAACGATGGAGTCTTCATTCTGAGCACCAAAACGATTGGTGATAAATGTGAAATTCTGGATCCAGAAGGTCACAAAAAAGGCACGGTACACAAAAACTATAAACTACATGCGTGTGCTGCTCACTGTTTCTTCTTGGAACAGGAAATGAAAAAAGAGGAAGATAAGTAAAAAGTAAAGCCCTGTTGGAGAGTGGCATGTGCAGGTGTAGTCTTGCATCCTACACTGCCGCCACTCTTCCATCAGGCACCAAACGGAAAAGTCATGAAGAAGAAAACCAACAAGGACAACCCTAAGACATCTACCCGGAATCTGGTGTATGTCTACCTGACCATTGCGGCATTATTAGTGACAGCCACAGCATTGGTGTATTGGATTAACCATCAGCAGCTAAAGCCTTCTATAGGCTATAGCCCAGATGAAATTGAGCGACCGGTGGAACCAAGCCTGGTATGCATGGTGAATGACGCCTACATGGGCAAGCCGCAAATCCCGGTACCGGTCAATGGCAAAACCTATTATGGTTGCTGCGAAATGTGCGTGGATAAGCTCAACAATATAGAAAGTGCAAGGATCGCCATCGACCCTTTTAGTGGTAATCCGGTAGATAAATCAGAAGCATTTATAGTAGTGACTAACCCGCAAGGTGCAGTTGCCTACTTTGAATCAGAGGCCAATTACAACGCATTTAAGAAAAACTAAAAACAATCCTTTAACCCAAAATCCATGAAATTGAAACTGCTTTTTTTAGGTCTTGCTGCCATAGTGGCCGTGAAGACTCAAGCGCAACAGTCGGATGAAATTAACCAGGTAAAACAAGTCCTGGAATCATACAAACAGGCCATTGAAAGCCTCGACACAACGGGCATAGGTAATTTATTTGTATCACAATCAATTGTTGTTGAATCAGGCAAAGTTGAAGGCCGATATCAGGACTATCTAGCTAACCACCTGGGCCCGGAGCTCCATCATTTCGAATCTTTCAAGTTTAGTGACTATGAAGTAGCCATTGAAGTCGCTTTGCCATTTGCCTTTGCCACTGAAACCTACATATACACCATTGTGCTAAGCAATGACAAATCAGTTATTGAGCGAAAAGGAGTTGCCACCAGCATTTTGAAAAAAGAAAACGGTCAATGGAAAATATGGCAAACCCATTCATCAGCAAGAAAACCACAGACCAATCATTAATCACCTAAATAATTTGACAATGAAAAATATTCTAAAAGCAGTTGTACTGGTACTATTTGCTACGGCAACCGTATCGGCTCATGACGGCCACAAAAGCAAACAAGACAGTACCGCCTTACAGGCGGATACCGTGGTGAATGCACAGTCCACCGGGGAAGAGCATACAGACCACACCCGTATCAGCGAGGCAGACAGCCACGATGCACATGCACAAGATGCACACCACGAAAAAAAGGTCACCGCAGACCTGGCCGATTTCCCTACAATCCACCCGCTAATTGTCCATTTCGCTATCGTATTACTGATTGTGGGGGCCATTCTGGCGGTCGTCAACATCTATTTCATCAAAAGGGAATTGGCGTGGACAGCATTCGCTATGGTGCTGGTAGGTTTTGTAGCTGCCTACTTAGCTGGCAGAAACTTCCATCCGCATACTCACGGACTAACAGAACATGCCAAGCTCGTTTTGGAACAACACGACTTCTGGGCTGACTGGACAATCAATCTTGGGTTTATTGGCATGCTGTTACAAGGAATCAACCTGTTCATTTTCCAATCAAAAAGATGGGCTATGGCTATTGTGGCAGTTGTGTTATTGAGCGCAGCTTATGCCGTGGCACAGGCAGGACATTACGGAGCACAATTGGTACACATAGAAGGTGTAGGGCCGGAAGGTAAGTTTTTGGAATTGGAACATGGACATTAACTGATTTTAAATCACCTGTATGCCCGGATTGTTTTTTGATTCGGTACTTACCTGTCCGGTATGCGGCCAGCAGCAGGTTCGCAGAATACCTTATAACGAGCAGCTAAATAGCTTCTATTGTAAGGGCTGTGAATGTAAGATTACTGTTCAGGGTGATCAGTGTTGCATTTTTTGTGCATTTGGTTCACATAAATGCTTGGTCAGCCAAAGCTGGGAAAAATTAGAACAAAAACAAATGATTGAAAAAATGAAAGATCATGTGCATAAAACTGAGAAGAAAATCATCCCCGCACTGGGGTATGATTTTCTTACAGCATGGTACGATGCTACCATACGCATCACCATGCCGGAACGTAAGTTTAGAAATTTGCTGGTCGATCACTTAAATCCTGCTAATGGAGAACATATTCTTGAGTTTGGTTTTGGTACAGCTGCCAATCTGCTGATTGCAGCAAAAAAGGCACCCAATAGTCATTTCACGGGGCTCGACATAGATCCGAAAATAAGAGAAATAGCAAAACATAAACTGACAAAAAATAGCTTGAGCATTACTCTGAATCTATATGATGGAACCACATTTCCATTTGAATCAAATTCTTTTGATAAAGTAGTTAGTTGCCTGGTCTTCCATCATCTGGATAAGGAGGCAAAATTGAGAAGTTTGAAAGAAATTCATCGGGTACTGAAACCGGGGGGAAAGCTGGTCATTGGTGACTGGGGTCAGGCTAAGTCCAGGATGATGCGAATGGCCTTTTATCTGGTTCAGGTGCTCGATGGATTTAAAACCACCAATGACAATGTCAAAGGGTTGTTGCCGGAGTATATTCAAGAATCTGGATTTTCCGACGTTCAGGAAGTTGATCATATAAATACCAAAATCGGCTCATTCTGTTACTATGTCGGTGACAAATAAAAGCATTATGAAACAGGATTTAACCTCACAAGAGTTTAAAATAAAAGGAATGATTTGCAGTCGTTGCTTGAAGGTATTAAACTCGGAATTAAAAGAAATGGCAATTGAAGTTGTAGAAATCGAACTTGGCAGAATATTGATTCGATACAACTCTGCCAAAATTCATGAATCATTGATCCGGAAAATCATCAATGAAAACGAGTTTGAAATTATCTGGAACAAAGAAAGCATTCAGGCAGAACAGACAAAGAGATGGGTCGTTAACTATTTATGGGGTACGAGTCAGGAGATGAACCTATCGGAATACCTGGTAAAAAAACTCAACACAAATTATAATACTTTGAGCAGAATATTTTCAAAAACCTTCGGCAAAAGCATAGAGCGCTACAGTATCTTATTGAAGATCGAGCGAGCCAAGGAGCTGATTGAGAATGATAAGTTGAGCTTTAGCGAAATATCTTATGAATTGGGTTATCAGAATCCTTCGGGCTTGTCCCGACTGTTTAAAAAAGAATCAGGCATGACGTTGAAAGAATATAAAAGTTTAGGTGAAAGTAGACGAGTACCAATTGATAGAATATGATAAACAATATTGGAAATATGGCAATAAAAAGTGTATGGATATGTACAGTTTTGCATAATATAATGTAACTTAATTTCATACTATGAAAAGATTAATACCAAAATTGTTTTCGCTCATAGTCATCTTGTTCATTTTTGGTTGTAATGGTAGTCGGAAAGACACAAAAAATAGTACTGAAGGAAAGGGTAATGAAGTAGAGGCTATTAATAAAACAGATGTGTGGGCATATCAGGGTGAAACAGGCCCCAAGTTTTGGACCAGACTTGAAGAAGGATCAGAATGCGGAGGCATCAGACAATCACCTATCAACATCAACACTTTTAAGGCAATAGCAGGAGATTTTGATCTCCGCCTTAGTGACTTTCATTATGAAAATGCTACTGAAGTTAAAAATGTAATAAATAATGGTCATACTATCGAATACGAATTTGAATCTGAAAACAATATATTGAAGCTTGCCGAGCGTCAGTACATTCTAAAACAATTTCATTTCCATTCGCCTTCAGAACACACCTTAGATGGAGTTAGATTCCCCTTGGAAATTCACATGGTTCATTTTGAGCCGGAGACTAACAGTTATGTAGTACTAGCCTTATTCGCAAAGCAGGGTGAAACAAGCAAAACTTTCCGGTTTTTGCTTGACTATTTACCTATTGATATAGGTGAATCGAAGGAAGTCAGTGCACTCTGCGATTTTGAGGATCCGCTTAGTACATTGAAAACAGGAACCCTCTATCATTATGAAGGTTCATTAACTACCCCTCCGTGCACAGAATCTGTATCCTGGTATATATTGAAGGAGCCCCTTGGGTTAGCACCAGAACAAATTGACAGATTAAAAGACCTGATGCCAATAAACAATTACCGACTGGCTCAGCCATTGAATGGGCGTATCGTGAGTTTTAAAACATTTAATTAATTAGGCTGTCTGTTTGGAATAAAAAAATTTAAATATTAATAGTTATGAATGAAGCACATTGGCATTTAGTCGTAAATCATTTACCTATCATTTTTCCTATTGTGGGTGTAATCGTGATGATTACAGGGCTAATCTCAAAATCAAGAGGCGTAAAACGGACGGCTCATTTGATATTCATAATGGGTGCCTTAACAGCAATGGTAGCTATAATTACAGGCGAGGGCGCAAAAGAGGTAGTTGAAAAGATTAGCGGTATTAGCGAAATTTATATTGAAAACCA contains:
- a CDS encoding efflux RND transporter periplasmic adaptor subunit, with translation MKEIFKNKKLLLIVLVALTLGGVLGWMVKPSSGHQETEAAVHNHDEGNEVWTCSMHPQIRQSEPGQCPICGMDLIPASTKRSSASSNPLIHEMTPEAVAMANIHTSRVTGVSPEGELFLTGKVKADERQLASVTAKFPGRIEQLFVNFTGQVVRTGERLATIYSPELVTAQKELLEAASTKETYPELYTAAREKLRLWKLNENQIDEIEKTGKVRDQFDVLADKGGIVTQRNIAVGDYVGTGSVLFDVVDLSRVWIMIDAYESDLPFVKIGDEVSFTAAGIPGQTFTAKVTYIDPVINPNTRAASVRAEAYNRSGELRPEMFVNAQVKTTLRQGQSSLAIPRTALLWSGKRSIVYVKVPDTEFPTYEMREITIGPRMGEMWLVEAGLEAGEEIVTNGVFAIDAAAQLSGNYSMLMRPDVKTMDVPQAFREQITALADAYFKVKNGLVADDPKATQSALEQLEAALDQIDMAGLKGQAHDHWMALKQKFSEATKMMQAEESLDGLRQHFSMLSENMLEMTESFGLEKDKVYKDFCPMAFDNKGAFWLSETEEILNPYFGEAMLSCGEVKETYLKGQKVFEEGGPARQAAGGHNH
- a CDS encoding AraC family transcriptional regulator, which translates into the protein MKQDLTSQEFKIKGMICSRCLKVLNSELKEMAIEVVEIELGRILIRYNSAKIHESLIRKIINENEFEIIWNKESIQAEQTKRWVVNYLWGTSQEMNLSEYLVKKLNTNYNTLSRIFSKTFGKSIERYSILLKIERAKELIENDKLSFSEISYELGYQNPSGLSRLFKKESGMTLKEYKSLGESRRVPIDRI
- a CDS encoding class I SAM-dependent methyltransferase — protein: MIEKMKDHVHKTEKKIIPALGYDFLTAWYDATIRITMPERKFRNLLVDHLNPANGEHILEFGFGTAANLLIAAKKAPNSHFTGLDIDPKIREIAKHKLTKNSLSITLNLYDGTTFPFESNSFDKVVSCLVFHHLDKEAKLRSLKEIHRVLKPGGKLVIGDWGQAKSRMMRMAFYLVQVLDGFKTTNDNVKGLLPEYIQESGFSDVQEVDHINTKIGSFCYYVGDK
- a CDS encoding nuclear transport factor 2 family protein; this encodes MKLKLLFLGLAAIVAVKTQAQQSDEINQVKQVLESYKQAIESLDTTGIGNLFVSQSIVVESGKVEGRYQDYLANHLGPELHHFESFKFSDYEVAIEVALPFAFATETYIYTIVLSNDKSVIERKGVATSILKKENGQWKIWQTHSSARKPQTNH
- a CDS encoding 5-fold beta-flower protein, with translation MSDDRGTKLGYISKEDIVFNNQNQKLGFIKNGKVYDAEGNPLGKAKKDGRYYNNDGVFILSTKTIGDKCEILDPEGHKKGTVHKNYKLHACAAHCFFLEQEMKKEEDK
- a CDS encoding DUF3347 domain-containing protein; translation: MKKTMIMLCLALVSWGATAQHDHAAHGAQASSEKMEPMFKDKALGSSYTHYIHLKNALVASDFQQAKSASESLVKALHNVKGSDKVHTEAAKVAQAGSLENQRKAFTALSNEMATLVKGADISMGELYLEYCPMANGNTGGYWLSNEKEIRNPYFGDKMLKCGSVKETIN
- a CDS encoding carbonic anhydrase, which codes for MKRLIPKLFSLIVILFIFGCNGSRKDTKNSTEGKGNEVEAINKTDVWAYQGETGPKFWTRLEEGSECGGIRQSPININTFKAIAGDFDLRLSDFHYENATEVKNVINNGHTIEYEFESENNILKLAERQYILKQFHFHSPSEHTLDGVRFPLEIHMVHFEPETNSYVVLALFAKQGETSKTFRFLLDYLPIDIGESKEVSALCDFEDPLSTLKTGTLYHYEGSLTTPPCTESVSWYILKEPLGLAPEQIDRLKDLMPINNYRLAQPLNGRIVSFKTFN